TGGCGTTGGGAGTTCATAAAGCTTTATGGTCGGGGCTTTGGCGAAGCGATGAGCTATGCAATGCCAATCGCTCATATCAAACCTGGGCAAGTCTGATTTATCCGTTGCGATAAAACGATAACGTTATCATGAagatggagaaaagaaaaaaagaaataatcaCGTTTCCGGGTTATCTTTTCCGTGCTCGGGTTGTATTTTGATACTCTTTGATCATGAAACGATTCGCGGTTTATGCTGCTCATACCGTGCGCATTGCGATGGTTGCATCTGCTGGAGATGATGAAATTACGGTCCTTGTTACTTCAAAGGCACTTTTCATTGTTTGATATTGTTTCTGTTTAacgcattttccatttctttacAACAGATGCAAGCGACAAGCGACCCTTCTTCGTTGGCAGCCGGTACGGTCGGTCACAGGTGTACGGTGCCAAGGATTTGCGGCAGGTCAATGTGGTTCCACGGAACGATCGTTTCTTCCTTGGCTCGCGATATGGAAAGCGGTCCGATTTGACGAAGGAAATCGAATCCGATAGCAATAATGGAGCGGATCTTACCTATCTGGCCTGTCTGCACACGGGTGTGTCGAACCTGTACCGATGCTACAGGTATGCTCCACCATTTCTGTCTTTTCGCTGCAAGcccaaatgaatgaaaatcttCTTTGCAGTCGCGATTCGGCCTCATTGcatggacagcagcagcagcagccagagcaCGGTGATCTGCAGGAGccgaatcagcagcagctgtttcaTCAGTTCACCGAAAACTCTGACCTTCTGGGGGAAAACTAATCACAAATATTGGGCGCAAGAAGATTAGAAAGGGAGTACAGCTTACGCTTGACTGGTGAACGACTAGTGGGCAATGGCCGTTTCTACTTTATATCTCTGCATCACTTTCATTCTAACTAATCTGAGCCATTTCCCGATTTGCCAATGTAAAGACAAGCTATAATACAAACCGGTTAAATGTGGAAATCCCTATCCTTTCGGCACTGGCATGATCCAATGGTACACACGAGCAGCGGAAGGCGGAACAGAGGCTAGCAAAGACATCAGCACCTAAGGCTAAGGCGCCtaataatggaaaaaaatgcagGACACGAACAATGGGCGAAAAAAGGGTTTCAGTTTTCACGGGCGTTCGGACGAAGGACATACGAATGGAGATCAATGTAGTGAGCCAAAAAGCATCAATGGTGTGATTACCGGATGGTGATAATCAGTAGGTGGAACTGTTGTTGCCCCATTTTGACTTACTACACCAGGCTGGGTGATCTCCATTCGACGAATCTCGTTCGCTTCGTATTATCTGAGAGGAAGTTACAACAAATGCTACCTAAATCGATccgagaaagggagaggtgAATCAGTATCAAAATACGTATTTAAAGgccttttttctttgctggATGATGCTGTTTGCGTTGACTAGGAGGGAATCATATATTTTCCATCGCAATGTTAAGTTGGAGCGATTTAATGCACACGATCAGTGGCGATCCTAAATCATG
This sequence is a window from Anopheles darlingi chromosome 3, idAnoDarlMG_H_01, whole genome shotgun sequence. Protein-coding genes within it:
- the LOC125956894 gene encoding RYamide neuropeptides, yielding MHPLAREQPYASSIYNVGLILIGALLLLLTTVAQADPMVDGGGLYGDNKHASDKRPFFVGSRYGRSQVYGAKDLRQVNVVPRNDRFFLGSRYGKRSDLTKEIESDSNNGADLTYLACLHTGVSNLYRCYSRDSASLHGQQQQQPEHGDLQEPNQQQLFHQFTENSDLLGEN